The Vibrio ishigakensis genome has a window encoding:
- a CDS encoding GNAT family N-acetyltransferase — MISYQPTTDFKASSQITYNNMQTYYENYRVNWERSKIEEQIQGLQNWDVLVNGEVAGAIRLQFDAEGCYLRDLQVSAELQGQGIGREALAKVEELALQSGADFVRLRVFKISPAYQLYLRAGYAVDKQEDNFYYMSKLAQPS, encoded by the coding sequence ATGATTTCCTATCAGCCTACAACAGACTTTAAGGCGTCCTCACAGATAACCTATAACAATATGCAAACCTATTACGAGAACTATCGGGTCAACTGGGAGCGCTCAAAGATAGAGGAGCAGATCCAAGGTTTGCAGAACTGGGATGTTCTGGTGAATGGAGAGGTAGCGGGTGCGATTCGATTGCAATTTGATGCCGAGGGCTGTTATCTGCGAGATTTGCAGGTGAGTGCTGAACTGCAGGGTCAAGGCATAGGTCGCGAGGCGCTTGCTAAAGTAGAGGAACTGGCACTTCAGTCTGGAGCCGACTTCGTTAGGCTTAGGGTGTTCAAAATAAGCCCAGCGTATCAGCTCTATCTACGAGCAGGCTATGCGGTAGATAAGCAAGAAGACAATTTCTACTATATGTCGAAACTGGCACAGCCGAGCTAG
- a CDS encoding SDR family oxidoreductase, with product MSHSKIVLVTGGGRGIGAATAKLFASHGYSVCINYKSNSEAAQKVVDEIESAGGRCISVQADASQESDVQRLFEAIDRELGTLSILVNNAGILQAQTRLDEMTAERINTILTNNVTSYFLCCKEAVRRMSTRHGGHGGAIVNVSSTASRSGSPNEYIDYAASKGAIDTLTKGLSLEVAGENIRVNCVRPGLIHTEMHADGGEPHRVERLKSVIPLQRGGKPEEVAEAIYWLASEKSSFSTGNFLDLAGGL from the coding sequence ATGAGTCATTCAAAGATAGTTTTGGTCACAGGTGGTGGTCGAGGAATTGGCGCCGCTACGGCAAAGCTTTTTGCCTCACATGGCTATAGCGTCTGTATCAATTACAAGTCTAATTCGGAGGCCGCTCAGAAGGTTGTCGATGAGATAGAGTCTGCTGGTGGCCGCTGCATCTCAGTACAAGCTGATGCTTCCCAAGAGTCAGATGTTCAAAGGCTGTTTGAAGCGATTGATCGTGAGCTCGGTACATTATCGATTTTGGTGAACAATGCCGGAATACTCCAAGCGCAAACCAGACTCGATGAGATGACCGCAGAGCGTATCAACACCATATTAACCAACAATGTCACTAGTTATTTCCTTTGCTGTAAAGAAGCAGTGAGACGCATGTCCACCCGCCATGGTGGCCATGGTGGAGCGATCGTGAACGTCTCTTCAACCGCATCTCGCTCGGGCTCTCCTAATGAGTACATCGACTACGCAGCCTCCAAGGGCGCTATCGATACCTTGACTAAGGGTTTATCACTCGAGGTAGCCGGAGAGAATATTAGGGTAAACTGCGTTCGTCCGGGACTTATCCATACCGAAATGCATGCCGACGGTGGAGAGCCGCACAGGGTGGAAAGACTAAAAAGTGTCATCCCACTTCAGCGTGGTGGAAAGCCAGAAGAAGTGGCAGAGGCTATCTATTGGCTAGCCAGTGAGAAGTCTTCGTTCTCTACTGGGAATTTTTTGGACTTAGCGGGTGGCTTGTAA
- a CDS encoding GNAT family N-acetyltransferase, producing MELREIRTIVDIKSELQELLTDSVESGASVGFLSPVDAEEIKAYWDGVESDLSSGSRKVFVAHEGQQILGCVQLSLCPKANGSHRGEVEKLMVHTDARGQGIARQLMSLLEHNAIELGLSLLVLDTRLGDVASDLYRSMGFVEAGQIPEFARSSSGELEATVFFYKLLQG from the coding sequence GTGGAGCTCAGGGAGATTAGAACAATTGTGGATATTAAAAGTGAGTTGCAAGAGTTGCTCACTGACAGTGTAGAAAGCGGTGCTTCGGTCGGTTTTCTATCGCCAGTAGATGCTGAAGAGATAAAGGCTTATTGGGACGGCGTAGAGTCGGATCTGAGTTCCGGCTCGCGCAAAGTATTTGTTGCCCATGAGGGTCAGCAAATATTAGGTTGTGTGCAGTTATCTCTATGCCCTAAGGCGAATGGCTCTCACCGAGGCGAAGTTGAAAAGCTCATGGTACATACCGATGCGCGTGGTCAGGGCATCGCTAGACAGTTGATGTCCCTGTTGGAGCACAACGCCATAGAGCTTGGTCTATCTTTGCTAGTTCTCGATACTCGCTTGGGCGATGTTGCTTCTGATCTCTATCGTTCTATGGGCTTTGTTGAGGCAGGGCAGATCCCAGAGTTTGCACGAAGCTCTTCAGGGGAGTTGGAAGCGACGGTCTTTTTCTACAAGCTACTGCAGGGATAA
- a CDS encoding MATE family efflux transporter — protein sequence MQTTESPFSRFSRESGALMHLSIPIIFTQLATQAMGFVDTTMAGQVSAADLAAIALGSSLWIPVLLLLRGIIMALTPVVAFHRGAGNLNRISSESFQMVWIALISSAILIGYLCSARSILEWIAVDPIIIPIASDYAFALAFGVPGIALFYVLNGFFEGMNNTKIPMIVSVIGLLINIPVNYVLIYGKFGFPELGAVGCGWATSLVYWLMSAMLYVCIKTHRQYKSLIDFSDAKPEPKEMLSLFKLGLPIGTNIAVCGSIFAVIALLIGRIGAENVAAAQIALNISSMTYVISMSVSFGITIRVGHALGANNTIGAVERSKIGIMVAGLISLIPATVLLTFPDPIIRLYTTDPVVSATAAGLLVFTAMYQFSDALQTSANGALRGYKDTKVPMFLSVACYWGLALPLGVVLGLTDNIIPAMGEMGFWVGIITGLTVAAIAMLVRLRVVMSKHQTHGAVTQ from the coding sequence ATGCAAACGACCGAATCTCCTTTTTCTCGTTTCTCCCGTGAATCTGGTGCCCTGATGCACCTCTCTATCCCGATTATATTTACCCAGCTTGCTACCCAAGCCATGGGCTTTGTGGATACCACTATGGCAGGCCAAGTCAGCGCTGCAGACCTTGCCGCTATTGCGCTCGGCTCAAGCCTATGGATACCTGTGCTGTTGCTACTTCGAGGTATCATCATGGCGCTTACTCCTGTGGTTGCCTTCCATCGCGGTGCAGGAAATCTCAATCGCATCTCAAGCGAGAGCTTCCAGATGGTGTGGATAGCCCTAATATCCAGCGCCATTCTTATCGGCTACCTTTGTAGTGCTAGAAGCATCTTAGAGTGGATTGCCGTTGACCCTATCATCATTCCTATCGCCAGCGACTATGCGTTTGCGTTGGCCTTTGGCGTGCCAGGCATTGCACTTTTCTATGTGTTGAATGGCTTCTTTGAGGGCATGAACAACACCAAGATCCCTATGATCGTCTCTGTCATAGGTCTTCTAATAAACATCCCGGTGAACTATGTCCTGATCTACGGAAAGTTTGGTTTTCCTGAACTAGGCGCAGTGGGGTGTGGCTGGGCAACTAGCCTAGTGTATTGGCTGATGTCTGCCATGCTGTATGTGTGTATCAAGACTCACCGTCAGTACAAGTCCCTAATTGACTTCTCTGATGCCAAGCCTGAACCCAAAGAGATGCTTAGTCTGTTTAAGCTAGGTCTGCCAATCGGCACCAATATTGCGGTTTGTGGCAGTATCTTTGCGGTTATCGCTCTGCTTATTGGACGTATCGGGGCTGAAAACGTGGCAGCCGCTCAGATAGCACTTAATATCTCCAGCATGACCTATGTGATCTCCATGAGTGTCTCCTTTGGCATCACCATCCGCGTTGGTCATGCACTAGGAGCCAACAATACCATCGGCGCAGTTGAGCGAAGTAAAATAGGCATTATGGTAGCTGGACTTATCTCTCTGATCCCAGCGACTGTGCTTCTGACCTTCCCTGATCCAATCATCAGGCTATACACCACAGACCCTGTGGTTAGCGCAACTGCGGCGGGACTTCTTGTATTCACCGCTATGTATCAGTTTAGCGATGCCCTGCAAACCTCTGCCAATGGCGCCTTACGTGGTTACAAAGATACCAAGGTTCCTATGTTCCTGTCTGTAGCCTGTTATTGGGGATTAGCGCTACCACTAGGTGTCGTATTGGGACTTACTGACAACATCATTCCAGCTATGGGAGAGATGGGCTTTTGGGTGGGTATTATTACCGGTTTGACAGTAGCGGCGATTGCTATGTTGGTGCGCCTGCGTGTGGTGATGAGTAAACACCAAACTCATGGTGCCGTAACTCAATAG
- a CDS encoding NAD(P)H-dependent oxidoreductase, translated as MKILNLVFHPNLEGSRNNKTWKSQLDESGKVTTSRDLYSEYPDFQIDVEKEQALLEAYDRVIFQFPFYWYSMPPLLKKWLDDVLTYNFAYGPDGDKLKGKDLQLVVSVGGREKFYSGFDIFTSVPDLLRPFQLTANLTQMNYLQPEFMFNADAESEEVIEAFGKRLVEIIDDPKRSDPRQYLYDSMNAELNEVYQDLGLA; from the coding sequence ATGAAAATTTTAAATCTCGTATTTCATCCGAATCTAGAAGGTTCACGCAACAATAAAACCTGGAAATCGCAACTCGATGAATCTGGAAAAGTAACCACCAGTCGAGATCTGTACTCTGAGTATCCGGATTTTCAGATTGATGTAGAGAAAGAGCAGGCACTGCTTGAAGCGTACGATCGCGTTATTTTTCAGTTTCCTTTCTATTGGTACTCCATGCCACCATTGTTGAAAAAATGGTTGGATGATGTACTTACCTACAACTTTGCTTACGGCCCAGATGGCGATAAGTTGAAAGGGAAAGATCTCCAGCTGGTGGTTTCCGTTGGAGGGCGCGAAAAGTTCTACTCTGGTTTTGATATATTCACTAGCGTTCCGGATCTGCTACGTCCCTTCCAGCTAACGGCAAATCTGACGCAGATGAATTATCTGCAGCCGGAGTTTATGTTCAATGCAGATGCGGAATCAGAAGAGGTGATTGAGGCTTTTGGTAAGCGCTTGGTGGAAATCATTGACGATCCAAAACGCTCGGACCCTCGCCAGTACCTGTATGACAGCATGAATGCAGAACTCAACGAAGTGTATCAAGACCTAGGTCTAGCTTGA
- a CDS encoding haloalkane dehalogenase gives MVQVLRTPEAQFENLKDYPFESHYVEGLTGYEGVRGHYLDEGSADSQQTFLLLHGEPTWSYLYRKMIPVFAGTGARVVAPDLIGFGKSDKPVSEDTHTFEFHRNYLLALVAHLDLQNITLVVQDWGGLLGLTLPQAMKSRFKRLLIMNTGLLLGPTTQPAFLEWKGDIVEPEDLALDTFMKKYAPSLDEQEARAYAAPFPDGSYQAGVRKMPKMVANPEQACVEISTEAMSFWGEWEGETFMAVGMKDKMLGPEVMGWMQSVIKGCPEPMQVPEAGHFVQEFGDEVAKAALAHFSE, from the coding sequence ATGGTACAAGTACTTCGCACACCTGAAGCGCAATTCGAAAACTTGAAAGATTACCCGTTTGAATCTCACTACGTTGAGGGATTAACAGGCTATGAAGGCGTTCGTGGTCACTATTTAGATGAAGGTAGCGCGGATTCACAACAGACCTTTCTTCTGCTGCATGGAGAGCCAACTTGGAGTTACCTGTATCGTAAGATGATCCCAGTATTTGCAGGCACTGGTGCGCGAGTCGTTGCACCGGATCTCATAGGGTTTGGTAAGTCAGACAAACCAGTATCTGAAGATACTCATACCTTTGAGTTCCACCGCAATTACCTACTTGCGTTGGTTGCGCATTTGGATCTGCAAAACATCACTCTTGTGGTTCAAGACTGGGGCGGTTTGCTTGGTCTAACGCTTCCTCAAGCGATGAAGTCTCGCTTTAAGCGCCTACTTATCATGAACACAGGTTTGCTATTAGGCCCTACAACGCAACCCGCTTTCTTAGAATGGAAGGGTGATATCGTTGAGCCCGAGGACCTAGCGTTAGATACCTTTATGAAAAAATACGCGCCATCGCTAGATGAGCAAGAAGCGCGAGCTTACGCTGCACCATTTCCTGATGGAAGTTATCAAGCTGGCGTTCGTAAGATGCCAAAAATGGTAGCAAACCCGGAACAAGCGTGTGTCGAAATATCAACGGAAGCCATGTCATTCTGGGGGGAATGGGAAGGTGAAACCTTCATGGCTGTTGGTATGAAAGACAAAATGCTAGGGCCAGAGGTAATGGGCTGGATGCAAAGTGTTATCAAAGGTTGCCCTGAACCTATGCAAGTTCCAGAAGCCGGTCACTTTGTCCAAGAGTTTGGTGATGAAGTTGCAAAAGCCGCATTAGCGCATTTCAGTGAGTAA
- a CDS encoding TetR/AcrR family transcriptional regulator, with translation MAKKSAKIEKILDMAIEVIKSEGDFGLTMRKVASTADMSLSNVQYYFKTKDDLLKAMADRYFKQCSDELQAQPAVNSEQELNSLLTMLLTHVYDLSDMCRLFREFWAISTRNQVMETYLLEYYKEMSLTMQDKLSPLAKNDECLSQAVSVLIPFVEGYSITAKALPRELDSMIELLQSTLLRTLKGSSE, from the coding sequence GTGGCTAAGAAATCAGCAAAAATAGAAAAGATCCTCGATATGGCGATCGAGGTAATAAAATCTGAAGGAGACTTTGGACTGACAATGAGAAAGGTCGCTAGCACCGCCGATATGTCACTGAGTAACGTGCAGTACTATTTCAAAACCAAGGATGATCTTCTTAAGGCCATGGCGGACAGGTATTTCAAGCAGTGTTCTGATGAACTGCAAGCGCAGCCCGCTGTTAATTCAGAGCAAGAGCTCAATTCTCTGCTCACTATGCTCCTCACGCATGTATACGACCTATCGGATATGTGTAGATTGTTTCGCGAGTTTTGGGCCATCTCCACCAGAAACCAAGTCATGGAAACCTATCTGCTGGAGTACTACAAAGAGATGAGTCTGACTATGCAGGACAAACTGAGTCCTCTAGCCAAGAATGACGAGTGCTTATCTCAAGCTGTTTCCGTGCTCATTCCCTTTGTCGAGGGCTACTCAATTACAGCAAAAGCTCTGCCTAGAGAGCTCGATTCGATGATTGAACTACTGCAAAGTACCTTGCTAAGAACCCTGAAGGGTAGTTCAGAATAA
- a CDS encoding MBL fold metallo-hydrolase — MKLHVLEGYIQQIYLVEEESGLMLLDGCCRADVGVVLRYIAQELELPLSALKVVIVTHMHPDHAGGASRLRELTGCKLFGSNIAGQWYQGIDGYFMHLTDMALARWVGNRKGNGRKKVRYPRFIKLDHLLDDGDSIKGFEDWQALFTQGHTDRDLSILHIPSKTLYIADLLVMVKGRLIPPFPVFYPNRYKRSIARLAELDVEHILLAHGGKKPKSAIDFELLDQISPTEPQTHWRSVKKKFLKAVS; from the coding sequence ATGAAACTTCATGTGCTTGAGGGCTATATTCAGCAGATATACCTAGTTGAAGAAGAAAGCGGCTTGATGCTACTCGACGGGTGCTGTCGGGCAGATGTAGGCGTTGTGCTTCGATATATAGCCCAAGAGTTGGAGCTGCCGTTGTCGGCTCTAAAAGTGGTAATCGTTACCCACATGCATCCCGATCATGCAGGTGGTGCCAGTCGCTTGAGAGAGTTAACTGGCTGTAAGCTATTTGGTTCGAATATCGCAGGGCAATGGTATCAAGGAATCGATGGCTACTTTATGCACCTCACCGATATGGCCCTAGCGCGCTGGGTCGGTAACCGAAAGGGAAACGGCCGTAAGAAAGTTCGATATCCACGCTTTATAAAGTTGGATCACCTGCTAGATGATGGAGATTCGATAAAAGGCTTTGAGGATTGGCAGGCGCTGTTTACCCAAGGACACACCGACCGAGACCTCTCTATTTTGCATATCCCTTCTAAAACCCTATATATCGCAGATCTTTTGGTCATGGTGAAAGGGCGTTTGATCCCCCCGTTTCCTGTCTTCTATCCCAATCGATATAAGCGTTCTATCGCGCGACTGGCAGAGCTGGATGTTGAACATATCTTGCTTGCTCATGGTGGGAAAAAGCCAAAATCCGCGATAGATTTTGAGCTGCTAGATCAGATATCGCCAACCGAGCCTCAAACCCATTGGCGTTCAGTGAAGAAGAAGTTTTTAAAAGCGGTGAGCTAA
- a CDS encoding succinylglutamate desuccinylase/aspartoacylase family protein, giving the protein MKTVTTTLPVLESLDVDQLETGEHKFEFAVATNALGQRQHLPVRVFKGDKPGKKVVITAGVHGDEQSGIVAALKLANELVDKAICGCVTIVPAVNPTGILRHSRDFYPADPDTSPSNMNRYFPGNPEGNEVQRFIASLWSNLLRPSADIAIDLHTQTSGTTYPLYVFADYRVDAAKQMALQLNPDVILDDPGEKGILETAWNESGVPCITIEVGAGRYIDSPMVERTIEGMLDILKMHGVVQGDAQPIQSCIEGKNITSIKAKQGGFVECHVSLMQEVEQGELLATQMDSFGDVIEKYHAPSKGTVLSHCVEALRAPGSLVVRLIS; this is encoded by the coding sequence ATGAAAACAGTAACAACGACTCTGCCAGTTTTAGAGTCTTTGGATGTAGACCAGCTCGAAACTGGTGAGCACAAGTTTGAGTTTGCGGTTGCAACTAATGCCCTCGGTCAGAGACAACATCTTCCAGTGCGAGTATTTAAAGGTGACAAGCCTGGAAAAAAGGTGGTGATCACCGCTGGGGTTCATGGTGATGAGCAAAGTGGCATTGTAGCGGCGCTGAAACTCGCCAATGAATTAGTCGATAAAGCTATCTGTGGATGCGTGACCATAGTCCCTGCGGTTAACCCAACAGGCATCTTGCGCCACAGCCGTGATTTCTATCCCGCAGATCCCGATACTTCGCCTTCGAATATGAACCGCTATTTTCCGGGTAATCCTGAAGGAAATGAAGTGCAACGCTTTATCGCTTCACTTTGGAGTAACCTTCTTAGACCAAGCGCCGATATTGCAATCGATCTGCATACTCAAACCTCAGGCACGACTTACCCTTTGTATGTCTTTGCAGACTATCGCGTGGATGCAGCAAAGCAGATGGCATTACAGCTTAACCCAGACGTTATCTTGGATGATCCGGGTGAAAAGGGCATTTTAGAGACCGCTTGGAATGAGAGTGGCGTACCTTGTATCACCATCGAGGTGGGGGCGGGTCGTTACATAGATTCGCCTATGGTGGAGCGCACTATCGAGGGCATGCTCGATATCTTGAAAATGCATGGCGTTGTGCAGGGTGATGCTCAACCAATTCAATCCTGCATCGAGGGTAAGAACATCACTAGCATCAAAGCTAAGCAGGGCGGTTTTGTCGAGTGCCATGTGTCACTAATGCAAGAGGTGGAGCAGGGTGAGCTACTGGCTACGCAGATGGACAGCTTTGGTGACGTTATCGAAAAGTATCATGCGCCAAGTAAAGGCACGGTTCTGAGTCACTGCGTTGAAGCGCTCCGAGCGCCAGGGTCGCTGGTCGTTAGGCTAATTAGCTAA
- the yfcC gene encoding putative basic amino acid antiporter YfcC has protein sequence MPDTLIIIFVIGILAAALTYFIPAGSFESQDVTYLVDGAEKTRSVIDPSSFAYATDEAGELVYNKVSFFASGGGIGLMNFPFEGLVSGSKWGSAIGVIMFMLLIGGSFGVVIRTGSIDTGILHLINKTKGSEALFVPVLFALFALGGAVFGMGEEAVAFAIIIAPLMVRLGYDSITTVMVTYVATQIGFASSWMNPFSVAIAQGIAGVPVLSGMTFRMALWAGFTLIGIAFTMMYAARIKRNPTSSLTYESDAHFRAQEDTSGKVKEWTLGDTLVMLTVLATTIWVVYGVVAHAWYIPEIASQFFTMGFIVAIIGTIFRLNGMTLNDAAAAFKEGAELMLAPALLVGCAKGVLLILGGDSSDASVLNTILNSAGGFISGLPDVVAAWLMYVFQSVFNFFVTSGSGQAALTMPLLAPLADIAGVTRQVAVLAFQLGDGFTNIIVPTSASLMATLGVCRIDWGVWIKFCGRFIALLFVLSSVVVVGAHLAGFA, from the coding sequence ATGCCCGATACGCTAATCATCATCTTTGTGATTGGTATTCTGGCTGCCGCACTTACCTATTTTATTCCTGCTGGTTCATTTGAGAGCCAAGATGTTACTTACCTAGTTGATGGCGCAGAGAAAACGCGCAGCGTTATCGACCCTTCTTCTTTTGCCTATGCGACTGATGAAGCTGGTGAGCTTGTGTACAACAAGGTCAGCTTCTTTGCTTCTGGTGGTGGCATTGGCCTAATGAACTTCCCATTTGAAGGACTGGTTTCTGGTTCTAAATGGGGCAGTGCCATCGGCGTTATTATGTTCATGCTACTTATCGGTGGCTCGTTTGGCGTGGTAATCCGCACTGGTAGTATCGATACGGGTATCCTGCACCTGATCAACAAGACCAAGGGCAGTGAAGCGCTGTTCGTTCCTGTGCTGTTCGCTCTGTTTGCGCTGGGTGGCGCCGTATTCGGTATGGGGGAAGAGGCCGTAGCGTTTGCTATTATTATTGCCCCTCTGATGGTGCGTCTGGGCTATGACTCCATTACTACTGTAATGGTGACTTATGTGGCGACTCAGATTGGTTTTGCATCTTCTTGGATGAACCCATTTTCTGTTGCAATTGCGCAGGGCATCGCAGGCGTTCCGGTACTTTCGGGCATGACCTTCCGTATGGCTCTATGGGCTGGCTTTACTCTTATCGGTATTGCTTTCACCATGATGTATGCTGCACGTATCAAGCGTAATCCAACCTCTTCTTTGACCTATGAATCGGATGCTCACTTCCGCGCTCAAGAAGACACTTCGGGTAAGGTTAAAGAGTGGACGCTAGGTGATACTCTAGTAATGCTAACTGTTCTAGCAACGACTATTTGGGTTGTTTACGGTGTAGTAGCACACGCTTGGTATATCCCTGAGATTGCCTCTCAGTTCTTCACCATGGGCTTTATCGTTGCCATTATAGGTACTATCTTCCGTCTAAACGGTATGACATTGAACGATGCAGCGGCAGCATTTAAAGAGGGTGCAGAGCTTATGCTAGCTCCGGCACTCCTAGTAGGCTGTGCGAAGGGGGTATTGCTTATCCTTGGCGGCGATAGCAGCGATGCAAGCGTGCTGAACACTATCCTAAACAGCGCTGGTGGCTTTATCAGTGGTCTACCAGATGTGGTAGCAGCATGGTTGATGTATGTATTCCAGTCAGTATTTAACTTCTTTGTGACCTCAGGTTCAGGTCAGGCAGCTTTGACTATGCCATTGCTTGCACCGCTTGCGGATATCGCGGGCGTAACTCGTCAGGTAGCAGTTTTGGCCTTCCAACTTGGTGACGGTTTCACTAATATCATCGTACCAACGTCAGCATCACTGATGGCAACACTGGGTGTATGTCGCATCGATTGGGGTGTATGGATTAAGTTCTGTGGCCGCTTTATTGCACTGCTATTTGTTCTCTCGAGTGTGGTAGTGGTTGGCGCACATCTAGCTGGCTTTGCTTAA